One uncultured Caproiciproducens sp. DNA segment encodes these proteins:
- the speE gene encoding polyamine aminopropyltransferase, translating to MELWYTEEHSENVRFSIKVDKQLYSAQSPFQRIDILESEEVGRFLTLDGQIMLTEKDEFIYHEMLIHVPMATNPNIKNVLVIGAGDGGSVRELTRYSSIEHIDMVEIDKMVVDVCRRYLPQTACKMDDSRVTLHFEEGLRFVRTKENAYDLIIVDSTDSFGPGEGLFTKEFYGNCYKALTENGILVNQHEDPYYDKYINSMRSANQHIADFFPVCRVYQAHIPTYPCEHLLFGFASKRYDPLTDFNAASWNSLGLQTRYYNTDIHTASFALPNYVRELLTGDTNEKL from the coding sequence ATGGAATTATGGTATACGGAAGAACATTCCGAAAATGTGCGCTTTTCAATCAAGGTGGACAAACAGCTTTATTCGGCACAGTCTCCGTTCCAAAGAATCGATATTCTGGAATCGGAAGAAGTCGGACGTTTCTTGACACTGGACGGACAGATTATGCTCACCGAGAAAGACGAATTCATCTACCATGAAATGCTGATCCATGTGCCGATGGCAACCAACCCGAACATCAAAAATGTGTTGGTGATTGGCGCGGGCGACGGCGGCTCCGTTCGTGAGCTGACCCGTTACAGCAGCATTGAGCATATTGACATGGTCGAAATTGATAAAATGGTTGTGGACGTCTGCCGCAGGTATCTTCCTCAGACCGCCTGCAAAATGGACGATTCCAGAGTGACGCTTCACTTTGAAGAGGGCCTGCGGTTTGTACGGACAAAAGAAAACGCCTATGACCTGATCATTGTCGATTCCACCGACTCATTTGGCCCGGGCGAGGGCCTTTTCACCAAAGAATTTTACGGAAACTGTTACAAGGCGCTGACCGAAAACGGAATTCTTGTCAATCAGCATGAAGACCCTTATTATGATAAATACATAAATTCCATGAGAAGCGCAAACCAGCACATTGCTGACTTCTTTCCCGTTTGCAGGGTGTATCAGGCTCATATTCCGACTTATCCGTGCGAGCATTTGCTGTTTGGGTTCGCCTCAAAAAGATATGACCCGCTGACTGATTTTAACGCGGCATCATGGAACAGCCTTGGACTTCAAACACGATATTACAACACCGATATTCATACAGCCAGTTTCGCATTGCCGAACTATGTCAGGGAGCTTCTGACGGGCGATACGAACGAGAAGCTTTGA
- the speE gene encoding polyamine aminopropyltransferase: protein MDQPFVDILYTQNWDSSTKFSIKVTKPLHSEVTPYQRIDFFESDTYGTFFTLDGLMMVTQKDEFAYHDMITHVPMATNPDIKRVLIIGGGDGGTSREICRYKHIEKIDLVEIDERVMRLCQQYLPQTAGHIANEPRLHTHFEDGLNFVKNTPDASYDLILVDSTDPIGSGEGLFTTDFYRECFRVLSDDGILINQHESPYYNFHVREMRKAHRKIKEVFPIVKVYQYNIATYPSGHWLFGFASKRYDPIRDHQAKRWEEFGLKTMYYNSQIHEGAFALPTFVNEMLAGTDPNTLPIFPHGDYVG from the coding sequence ATGGATCAACCTTTTGTCGACATTCTATATACCCAAAACTGGGACAGCAGTACAAAATTTTCAATCAAGGTAACAAAGCCGCTTCACTCGGAAGTGACCCCGTATCAAAGAATCGATTTTTTTGAGTCCGATACCTATGGCACATTTTTTACGCTTGACGGTCTGATGATGGTAACGCAGAAAGATGAATTTGCCTATCACGACATGATTACCCATGTTCCGATGGCAACCAATCCGGATATTAAACGCGTCCTGATTATCGGCGGCGGCGACGGCGGAACCTCCCGCGAAATCTGCCGTTACAAGCATATTGAAAAAATCGACCTCGTGGAAATAGACGAAAGAGTCATGCGGCTCTGCCAGCAGTATCTGCCGCAAACAGCGGGCCATATTGCAAACGAACCCCGTTTGCATACGCATTTTGAAGACGGTCTGAATTTTGTGAAAAACACCCCGGATGCATCCTATGATTTGATTCTTGTGGATTCAACCGACCCGATCGGCTCCGGCGAGGGTTTATTTACAACGGACTTTTACAGAGAGTGCTTCCGTGTTCTTTCGGACGACGGAATCCTCATTAACCAGCATGAGTCCCCCTACTACAATTTCCATGTGAGAGAAATGCGGAAAGCGCACCGCAAAATCAAGGAAGTGTTCCCAATTGTAAAGGTCTATCAGTATAATATCGCCACCTACCCGTCCGGCCACTGGTTGTTTGGCTTTGCGTCAAAGCGGTACGACCCGATTCGTGACCATCAGGCAAAACGCTGGGAAGAATTCGGACTGAAAACAATGTATTACAACTCACAGATCCACGAAGGCGCCTTCGCGCTGCCGACTTTTGTGAATGAAATGCTGGCGGGCACGGATCCGAATACCCTGCCTATTTTCCCGCATGGAGATTATGTCGGATAA
- a CDS encoding M20/M25/M40 family metallo-hydrolase: MHQHEIDTDEMVRFLLDFCAVNTVNGSEHGENNGAQFLYDSLKNVDYFKNHPDCLCLQTVEDDPLGRCNLVAFLKAPHPTKKTIILSGHIDTVDTEVCGALKNLAFHPAEYTAALLRTDLKEEVRRELQSGGYLAGRGIADMKSGLAAQWAVMKYYAGNMENLNVNLLWIPVIDEENNANGIHQAIRYFSSLQQQGYELLCCVDSEPTITPDSKECGRIYLGTIGMVTPFVLSVGKESHVGEYYEGISAALMAFHLGIAVENNPAFTETYKGKEYPPICCLRTMDFRKSYSVTVPSRFAMYFNYLFVNKRPGEILDLITSLSLSSSQKAFAQIGKPGMAARVMTFEELCMEYEKKTGNNTEESLNEFIRQCPREMDIQDCCLNFVNDLCGIVNVESPAFVVGFLPPYCPSRVNQRENAAELKIEAIVQKLIESRKKDNVVIELSEVYEGISDLSELGFQGDSRDISLLKKNLVGLNAGTPYNFEEMQKLDIPVVNIGAIGKDAHKLGERLFLPYFKEVLPKLLMDFINEMQK; encoded by the coding sequence TTGCATCAGCATGAGATAGATACCGATGAAATGGTCCGGTTCCTGCTTGATTTTTGCGCTGTGAATACCGTGAACGGCAGCGAACACGGAGAAAACAACGGCGCGCAGTTCCTGTACGACAGCCTTAAAAATGTGGATTATTTCAAGAATCATCCGGACTGCCTCTGTTTACAGACGGTTGAAGACGACCCGCTGGGAAGATGCAATCTGGTTGCGTTTCTGAAAGCCCCTCATCCCACTAAAAAAACAATTATTTTAAGCGGTCATATCGACACCGTGGACACCGAAGTTTGCGGTGCCCTGAAAAATCTTGCGTTTCATCCAGCTGAATACACGGCTGCGCTGCTCCGAACTGATTTAAAGGAAGAGGTTCGCCGGGAACTGCAAAGCGGCGGGTATCTTGCCGGACGCGGCATAGCGGATATGAAATCAGGACTTGCGGCACAGTGGGCCGTCATGAAATACTATGCCGGGAACATGGAAAACCTTAACGTCAACCTGCTTTGGATTCCGGTGATCGATGAAGAAAACAATGCCAACGGAATTCATCAGGCGATACGGTATTTCAGTTCTTTGCAGCAGCAGGGGTATGAGCTGCTCTGCTGCGTTGACAGCGAGCCGACCATCACGCCGGACAGCAAAGAGTGCGGCCGTATTTACCTCGGCACCATCGGCATGGTAACGCCGTTCGTGCTGTCTGTCGGCAAAGAAAGCCATGTGGGCGAATACTACGAGGGAATCAGCGCGGCTTTAATGGCTTTTCATTTGGGAATTGCGGTAGAAAACAATCCCGCATTCACCGAAACATACAAGGGTAAGGAATATCCTCCTATCTGCTGTCTGCGGACGATGGACTTCAGGAAAAGCTATTCCGTTACAGTGCCAAGCAGATTTGCAATGTATTTTAATTATCTGTTTGTGAATAAAAGGCCGGGAGAGATTTTAGATCTTATCACTTCCCTATCCTTATCCTCTTCACAAAAAGCGTTTGCACAAATCGGAAAACCCGGCATGGCGGCAAGGGTCATGACTTTTGAAGAGCTGTGCATGGAGTATGAAAAGAAAACAGGGAATAATACGGAGGAATCCCTCAATGAATTTATCCGCCAATGCCCGCGAGAAATGGACATTCAAGACTGCTGTCTGAATTTTGTAAATGATCTGTGCGGAATTGTCAATGTAGAAAGCCCGGCTTTTGTTGTCGGCTTTTTACCGCCGTATTGCCCGTCCCGCGTTAATCAGCGTGAAAATGCGGCTGAATTGAAAATTGAAGCAATCGTTCAAAAACTGATCGAGAGCCGTAAAAAAGACAACGTGGTGATTGAACTGTCAGAGGTTTACGAGGGAATCTCCGATTTAAGCGAACTGGGCTTTCAGGGAGACAGCCGGGATATCAGCCTGCTCAAAAAAAATTTAGTCGGACTGAACGCCGGCACACCGTACAATTTTGAAGAAATGCAGAAACTCGATATTCCGGTGGTAAATATCGGCGCTATCGGAAAGGACGCGCACAAATTGGGTGAGCGCCTTTTCCTTCCTTATTTTAAAGAAGTGCTGCCGAAACTCCTGATGGATTTTATTAATGAAATGCAGAAATAA
- a CDS encoding ubiquitin — protein MTTLEQVEKLREKANVSYDEAKAALDAANGDLLEALIFLEKQGKTTAPAGGGYYSSAESETKNAESQNQAYRAYPNKNYHDGETFSSLMKKFGRFLVKIVHMGNVNYFEVLKGQENKASIPVTVLALLLIFAFWVTIPLMIVGLFFGLRYRFSGPNFNGDTVNHAMDSAADAAENLKKSINQK, from the coding sequence ATGACGACATTGGAACAAGTGGAAAAACTGCGTGAAAAGGCAAATGTAAGCTATGACGAGGCAAAGGCGGCTTTGGACGCGGCGAACGGCGACTTGCTGGAAGCGCTTATCTTTCTTGAAAAGCAGGGAAAGACAACCGCACCGGCCGGCGGCGGCTACTACAGCAGTGCGGAATCTGAAACCAAAAATGCAGAATCGCAAAATCAAGCGTACCGCGCGTACCCGAATAAAAATTACCATGACGGCGAAACTTTTTCCTCCCTTATGAAAAAGTTCGGAAGATTTCTCGTGAAAATCGTCCACATGGGCAATGTGAATTACTTTGAAGTCCTCAAGGGTCAGGAAAACAAAGCTTCCATTCCTGTTACGGTTCTCGCACTGCTTCTGATCTTCGCGTTCTGGGTAACTATTCCGCTCATGATTGTCGGACTGTTCTTTGGATTGCGCTACCGTTTCAGCGGCCCAAATTTTAACGGAGATACGGTAAATCATGCCATGGACAGCGCGGCGGACGCAGCGGAAAACCTCAAAAAATCAATCAATCAAAAATAA
- a CDS encoding response regulator transcription factor encodes MGANILIVEDEEKIVRFVELELGYEGYTTAKAFDGRTGLELAETGRFDLVLLDIMLPKLSGMEVLRRIRRTSSVPVIMLTARDSVVDKVSGLDSGASDYITKPFAIEELLARIRTALRKTLPQDDTALSCSGVMLDTGRRTVAVQGTPVELTKREFDLLHYLMKNKGLVISRETLLEHVWGFDFTGETNAVDVYVRFLRGKIDEVFGLKLIQTVRGVGYVIKDE; translated from the coding sequence ATGGGTGCGAATATACTGATTGTTGAGGATGAAGAGAAAATCGTACGGTTTGTGGAACTGGAACTCGGTTATGAGGGCTACACCACAGCGAAAGCGTTTGACGGCAGAACAGGGTTGGAACTCGCCGAAACCGGCAGGTTCGACCTTGTTCTGCTGGATATCATGCTGCCGAAACTAAGCGGAATGGAAGTGCTGCGCAGAATTCGCCGTACTTCCTCCGTCCCGGTAATTATGCTGACAGCGCGGGACAGCGTGGTGGATAAAGTTTCCGGCCTCGACAGTGGGGCGAGTGATTATATTACCAAGCCTTTCGCGATTGAGGAACTCCTCGCAAGAATCCGCACCGCTCTGAGAAAGACCCTGCCGCAGGACGACACGGCGCTGTCCTGTTCCGGTGTGATGCTGGACACAGGCCGCCGTACGGTGGCGGTGCAGGGCACGCCTGTTGAACTGACGAAGAGGGAATTTGATCTTCTCCACTACCTGATGAAAAACAAAGGACTGGTCATTTCCCGCGAAACACTTCTTGAACATGTATGGGGATTTGATTTTACGGGAGAGACCAACGCCGTCGACGTGTATGTGCGCTTCCTTCGCGGTAAAATCGATGAGGTATTTGGACTGAAACTGATTCAGACCGTAAGAGGAGTGGGATATGTGATTAAAGATGAATAA
- a CDS encoding ATP-binding protein, which yields MNNEQLNSPANRLGNKFKFSIVLKLNAKLFLRIFSLFLALDIILCLLCTAGFALRSEQIAANAAALLNKTGLPTQSDKDLLALTGISVSENNGEPKGLRFQIPGIVQSRFSKLTATGVRSIEFPDSKGLSFGKYLENAVYHVPADVNGRSYLITVSNNASIRIFEYIAVILLILELLLLLGGISSGARTIRRTLQPIEELAETARSLNDGGALTPEKLEALAGKLDGINAAKLDTRISVGETQNELKTLASAINGMLDRINESYRSQVRFVSDASHELRTPISVIQGYANLLDRWGKNDPKTLQESIDAIKDETSNMKGLVEQLLFLARGDNNTMTLQIERFELSALACEVLRETQMIDAGHEYESHVTPVFINADEGLVKQAMRILIDNAMKYSPAGKRITISVSGEDSHARLTVQDEGIGIPSEAVPRIFDRFYRADESRARATGGTGLGLSIAQWIAERHGGHMEVLSREDIGTRVTIVLPAAAENQL from the coding sequence ATGAATAACGAGCAGCTAAACAGTCCCGCAAATCGTCTGGGCAATAAATTCAAGTTCTCTATTGTTCTGAAACTCAACGCAAAGCTGTTTTTACGCATATTCAGCCTGTTTCTGGCTCTCGATATTATCCTATGTTTGTTGTGTACGGCAGGTTTCGCTTTGCGCTCCGAACAGATTGCGGCGAACGCTGCCGCATTGCTGAATAAAACGGGGCTGCCCACTCAATCAGATAAAGATTTGCTTGCCCTCACAGGAATCAGTGTTTCGGAAAACAACGGAGAGCCAAAAGGGCTTCGGTTTCAAATCCCCGGCATTGTACAGTCCCGATTTTCCAAACTGACCGCGACCGGCGTGCGCAGCATCGAGTTTCCTGATTCCAAGGGTTTGTCATTTGGAAAATATTTGGAGAATGCTGTTTACCATGTACCGGCGGACGTCAATGGGCGTTCCTACCTGATTACGGTTTCAAACAATGCATCGATACGGATATTTGAATATATCGCTGTGATCCTGCTGATTCTGGAATTGCTGCTGCTGCTTGGCGGCATTTCATCCGGTGCCAGAACCATACGCAGGACGCTGCAGCCGATTGAAGAACTGGCTGAAACCGCCAGAAGCCTTAACGACGGCGGCGCCCTAACACCCGAAAAACTGGAAGCGCTGGCGGGCAAGCTCGACGGAATCAATGCCGCCAAACTGGATACCCGGATATCGGTGGGTGAAACGCAGAACGAACTGAAAACGCTTGCTTCCGCCATTAACGGGATGCTGGACCGGATCAATGAATCCTACCGTTCCCAGGTACGGTTTGTGTCCGATGCATCCCATGAGTTAAGAACCCCGATTTCCGTCATTCAAGGATATGCCAACCTACTAGACCGCTGGGGAAAGAACGATCCGAAAACTTTACAGGAATCCATTGATGCCATCAAGGACGAAACCTCAAATATGAAGGGATTGGTGGAACAGCTTTTATTCCTTGCCCGCGGTGACAACAATACCATGACCCTTCAGATAGAGCGTTTTGAGCTGTCGGCCCTCGCCTGCGAGGTATTGCGGGAAACGCAGATGATCGACGCAGGGCATGAATACGAGTCCCATGTTACGCCCGTTTTTATCAATGCGGATGAAGGGCTTGTCAAACAAGCGATGCGGATTTTGATTGACAATGCCATGAAATACTCCCCCGCAGGAAAGCGGATTACCATTTCCGTTTCCGGTGAAGACAGCCACGCCAGACTGACCGTACAGGATGAAGGCATTGGAATCCCGTCCGAAGCAGTGCCGCGCATTTTTGACCGGTTCTACCGTGCCGACGAATCACGCGCAAGGGCCACGGGCGGAACCGGCCTGGGACTGTCCATTGCGCAATGGATTGCGGAACGTCATGGCGGACACATGGAAGTTTTGAGCAGAGAGGATATCGGTACCAGAGTTACGATCGTGCTTCCTGCGGCGGCAGAGAATCAACTGTAA
- a CDS encoding nitroreductase family protein, translating into MEKNFNEAVQNRRSYYAISKEKVLPDKEIISLIEDAVKYAPTAFNSQSARAVVLLGTEHEKLWDETMEILRAIVPAKNFAATEEKINSFRNGYGSILYFEDQSIVTGLQENFPLYKDNFPVWSLESSGMLQFIVWTALESKGYGASLQHYNPLIDEKVAANWNIPKNWKLLAQMPFGKPTATSDEKTFLPLDERVKVFK; encoded by the coding sequence ATGGAAAAGAATTTTAACGAGGCAGTCCAGAACCGCAGATCGTATTATGCAATCAGCAAAGAAAAAGTGCTTCCTGACAAAGAAATCATCAGCCTTATTGAAGACGCGGTAAAATATGCCCCCACCGCATTCAACTCCCAAAGTGCGCGGGCGGTTGTACTGTTGGGAACTGAACACGAAAAGCTGTGGGATGAGACAATGGAAATTCTAAGGGCAATCGTCCCCGCAAAAAATTTCGCTGCGACTGAAGAGAAAATCAATTCCTTCCGCAACGGATACGGCTCCATCCTCTATTTTGAGGATCAGAGTATCGTCACCGGCCTGCAGGAAAACTTTCCGCTTTACAAGGACAATTTTCCGGTCTGGTCGCTGGAATCTTCCGGCATGCTACAGTTCATTGTTTGGACAGCGCTCGAATCCAAAGGGTACGGCGCAAGCCTTCAGCATTACAATCCGCTGATTGATGAAAAGGTTGCCGCAAACTGGAACATCCCGAAGAACTGGAAACTTCTCGCTCAAATGCCGTTCGGCAAGCCCACGGCCACTTCAGATGAAAAAACATTCCTTCCGCTCGATGAGAGAGTCAAAGTATTTAAATAA
- a CDS encoding phosphodiester glycosidase family protein: MNIRTKLKAKKTIFSAAVLCLAALQITAANPAQALGVPDISTSMASSMVDEIRTTIAPGLTQKEFVYIDQAGKRLTCFTMEYNPAQASVTLAAGTPHDGTKIGMATVRNQAGAAISKGKQVVAAINADMYNMKTGDPWGVVVKDGAEIHSYAPIRTWWKFFGVKTDGTPIYGDRQVYEANKGSIQQALGIHSILVDNSAVVNTDLTSTLAPRNAVGVRSDHSVFFLLVDGRKDPYSHGLTLEQTAQLMKDLGAVWAGNLDGGGSSTLLTRTPGDTALTVKNHPSDGWERAVDNSWLFIANPKKDGIFASAALTPYDKTYSPKSIVQISTKGLDFSGAPASLPASGLSWELSDASFGTMDQNGLFSSNGKEGQVQVQLWYNGQTVGSTYIEIATPDNYVSVSTMLPTAGQNAGITATYQGREVILTMKKTDW; encoded by the coding sequence ATGAATATCAGAACGAAATTGAAAGCAAAGAAGACAATTTTTTCCGCGGCGGTTCTTTGTCTGGCCGCTCTGCAGATTACAGCGGCGAATCCGGCGCAGGCCCTCGGTGTTCCGGATATTTCCACCAGCATGGCGTCATCCATGGTGGATGAAATCAGAACCACGATCGCACCCGGGCTTACTCAAAAGGAATTTGTATATATTGATCAGGCCGGCAAGAGGCTGACCTGTTTTACCATGGAGTACAATCCGGCGCAGGCAAGCGTGACCCTTGCGGCCGGCACCCCGCACGACGGAACAAAAATCGGTATGGCTACCGTACGGAATCAAGCGGGCGCTGCGATCAGCAAAGGGAAGCAGGTGGTCGCCGCCATCAACGCGGATATGTATAATATGAAAACGGGAGATCCATGGGGCGTGGTGGTCAAGGACGGAGCCGAGATACACAGCTACGCACCCATACGTACATGGTGGAAGTTCTTCGGCGTGAAAACAGACGGTACACCGATTTATGGCGACCGTCAGGTATATGAAGCGAACAAAGGCAGCATCCAGCAGGCGCTGGGAATCCACAGCATTCTGGTCGACAACAGCGCCGTCGTGAATACGGACCTGACCTCTACGCTTGCCCCCCGCAACGCCGTGGGTGTCCGCAGTGACCACTCGGTATTCTTTCTGCTGGTGGACGGCAGAAAGGACCCGTATTCCCATGGTTTGACATTGGAGCAGACCGCGCAGCTCATGAAGGACTTAGGTGCCGTATGGGCGGGCAATCTGGACGGCGGCGGTTCCTCCACCCTGCTGACCAGAACACCCGGAGATACCGCTTTAACCGTTAAAAACCATCCCTCCGACGGATGGGAACGCGCCGTCGACAATTCATGGCTCTTTATAGCGAACCCGAAGAAGGACGGCATATTTGCTTCGGCTGCCCTGACGCCTTATGACAAGACGTATTCCCCAAAATCCATCGTCCAGATAAGCACGAAAGGGCTGGACTTCTCGGGCGCCCCGGCTTCGCTTCCCGCGAGCGGGCTGAGCTGGGAATTATCCGACGCAAGTTTTGGCACCATGGACCAAAACGGTCTGTTTTCTTCAAACGGAAAGGAAGGGCAAGTGCAGGTGCAGCTTTGGTACAACGGCCAGACTGTCGGCTCCACCTATATTGAAATCGCTACGCCGGACAACTATGTTTCCGTTAGCACCATGTTGCCGACTGCCGGACAAAATGCCGGTATAACTGCGACCTATCAGGGACGCGAAGTCATCCTTACTATGAAAAAAACAGACTGGTAA
- a CDS encoding CPC_1213 family protein → MNDSQKNKKNGNDKKQIKTDKKQIKHDPQAESARAKFGKDRQGENGN, encoded by the coding sequence ATGAACGATTCTCAAAAAAATAAAAAGAACGGCAATGATAAGAAGCAAATAAAAACGGACAAAAAACAAATCAAGCATGACCCTCAGGCTGAAAGCGCCAGAGCAAAATTCGGCAAAGACAGGCAGGGGGAAAACGGGAACTGA
- a CDS encoding heavy metal-associated domain-containing protein — protein sequence MNTVLCSVSGIQNKECKTQIKNALDKLKGVQEVGVNLTTGTVKVEYNEPATEIEIKDCIEHTGFKIEYE from the coding sequence ATGAATACGGTACTTTGCAGTGTTTCGGGAATCCAGAATAAAGAGTGTAAAACCCAGATAAAAAATGCGCTGGATAAGCTAAAAGGAGTTCAGGAAGTCGGCGTGAATCTGACAACCGGCACAGTTAAGGTGGAATACAATGAACCCGCGACGGAAATAGAAATCAAAGATTGTATTGAGCACACCGGATTTAAAATTGAATACGAATAA
- a CDS encoding DUF362 domain-containing protein, whose amino-acid sequence MEASKVYFTDFSATPSCNLLQKLEKLVKKAGIETIDFKDKFTAIKIHFGEPGNISYLRPNYAKVIVDLIQKQGGKVYLTDCNTLYVGRRKNALDHLDAAYENGFNPFATGCHVIIADGLKGTDDVLVPIDGDYVKEAKIGRAVMDADIFLTLTHFKGHESTGFGGTLKNVGMGCGSRAGKMEMHSAGKPVVDQELCRSCGMCQKNCAHGAISFDENHKAEIDHNQCVGCGRCIGACNFDAVNPMGDETNDILNCKIAEYSYAVLKDRPQFHISLVVDVSPYCDCHAENDIPIVPDVGMFASFDPVAIDVACADAVNRQPVLSGSILSKKVQDHHDHFTDTHPETNWKSCIDHAVKMGLGSKEYKLITVK is encoded by the coding sequence ATGGAAGCTTCAAAGGTATATTTTACGGATTTCAGCGCAACACCGAGCTGTAATTTACTGCAAAAACTGGAAAAACTGGTGAAGAAAGCCGGTATTGAAACAATTGATTTTAAAGACAAATTTACTGCCATAAAAATTCATTTTGGTGAACCCGGCAATATTTCCTACCTGCGCCCCAATTATGCAAAGGTCATTGTAGACCTGATTCAAAAACAGGGCGGAAAGGTATACCTCACCGACTGCAATACCCTCTATGTGGGAAGAAGAAAAAACGCACTTGACCATCTTGACGCGGCTTACGAAAACGGATTCAACCCGTTTGCAACCGGCTGCCACGTTATCATAGCAGACGGTCTGAAAGGGACCGATGATGTTCTGGTTCCGATTGACGGCGACTATGTGAAAGAAGCCAAAATCGGCCGCGCGGTGATGGACGCCGATATTTTTCTTACTTTAACTCATTTTAAAGGGCACGAGTCGACCGGCTTTGGCGGTACGCTGAAAAATGTTGGAATGGGCTGCGGTTCCCGTGCAGGAAAAATGGAAATGCACAGTGCAGGTAAGCCGGTCGTGGATCAGGAGCTTTGCAGAAGCTGCGGCATGTGCCAAAAGAACTGCGCGCATGGCGCGATTTCCTTTGACGAAAATCATAAAGCGGAAATTGATCATAATCAATGCGTCGGATGCGGCCGCTGTATTGGTGCGTGCAATTTCGATGCGGTAAACCCCATGGGCGACGAGACAAACGATATTCTGAATTGTAAAATCGCGGAGTATTCTTACGCAGTATTAAAGGATCGTCCCCAGTTTCACATCAGCCTTGTAGTGGATGTATCTCCCTACTGCGACTGCCATGCCGAAAATGATATTCCGATTGTTCCGGATGTCGGCATGTTTGCTTCCTTCGACCCGGTTGCTATTGATGTCGCCTGTGCCGACGCGGTAAACCGCCAGCCCGTTCTCAGCGGAAGCATCCTTTCAAAAAAGGTGCAAGACCATCATGACCATTTTACCGATACCCATCCTGAAACCAACTGGAAAAGCTGCATTGATCATGCGGTGAAAATGGGGTTGGGCAGCAAGGAATATAAGCTAATAACAGTTAAATAG